One window of Tissierellales bacterium genomic DNA carries:
- a CDS encoding amidohydrolase family protein, translating to MMVLELNFTLEEALKFVTTNVSKVLKLYPQKGVIMEGLDANLLIIDENLRLESVIANGELMMEESKVLKKGTYE from the coding sequence ATGATGGTATTAGAGTTAAACTTTACTTTGGAAGAAGCATTAAAGTTTGTAACAACCAATGTATCGAAAGTTCTAAAGCTTTATCCTCAGAAGGGTGTAATAATGGAAGGTTTAGATGCTAATTTATTGATTATTGATGAAAATTTAAGATTAGAAAGTGTTATTGCAAATGGAGAATTGATGATGGAAGAAAGTAAGGTGTTGAAAAAAGGAACGTATGAATAG